A window of the Helianthus annuus cultivar XRQ/B chromosome 4, HanXRQr2.0-SUNRISE, whole genome shotgun sequence genome harbors these coding sequences:
- the LOC110933998 gene encoding LRR receptor-like serine/threonine-protein kinase SIK1: MDNTCIFIFNLMIVFMTLYYYRFSTAQDSVSLSTDQHALEAIKAQISVDPSGVLSKNWSTKTSVCNWKGVTCGSQSRTQRVISLDLSYMGLVGTISPHIANLSFLSLLNLTNNSFYGPIPPEIAQLRHMEKVYMGGNYLTGRLPLWYFNNMPKLEILYLNENNLTGTLSPYFLNNMTSLKTLRLNDNSLQGYIPKEIGNGSCLHDFHVNDNQLTGVVPPALFNLSCIRKIELSGNRLSGSLPDDMCNDQLGKLRLLFISHNAFTGPIPSSINKCQQLRYMSMSFNNFSGIIPREIGNLTLLKELYLGDNDLQGSIPAEIGNLRRLEILSIQGGNMEGQVPHVIFNMSSLKVINFDGNKLSGLLFPDTDTSISSHILEVLYLSNNQFTGQLPSGFWKLKNIQRLEASFNSFIGIIPSEVVNLTQLTHLYLGYNRLTDKIYVMGREPIVYS, encoded by the exons ATGGATAATACGTGTATCTTTATCTTCAATCTTATGATAGTCTTCATGACTCTCTATTATTATCGTTTTTCTACAGCCCAAGATAGTGTTTCTTTAAGCACAGATCAACATGCTCTTGAAGCGATTAAAGCTCAAATCAGTGTCGACCCTTCGGGTGTTTTATCAAAAAACTGGTCGACAAAAACCTCCGTTTGTAACTGGAAAGGTGTTACTTGTGGTTCACAGTCTCGAACTCAAAGGGTCATTTCCTTGGATCTATCTTACATGGGTCTTGTTGGAACAATCTCTCCACATATTGCTAACCTTTCATTCCTCTCATTGCTTAACCTCACAAACAATAGTTTTTATGGCCCAATACCTCCTGAGATCGCGCAGTTACGCCATATGGAAAAAGTGTACATGGGAGGCAACTATCTCACAGGAAGGCTACCCCTTTGGTATTTTAACAACATGCCAAAACTTGAAATATTGTATCTGAATGAAAATAATCTCACAGGCACTCTCTCTCCGTATTTTCTTAATAACATGACAAGTCTAAAGACACTACGTTTGAATGATAATTCATTACAAGGATACATCCCAAAAGAAATTGGTAATGGATCATGTTTGCATGATTTTCACGTGAACGATAATCAGTTAACCGGGGTTGTGCCACCAGCGCTTTTCAATCTATCTTGTATAAGAAAGATTGAATTATCAGGGAATAGGCTATCCGGAAGTCTGCCAGACGATATGTGCAACGACCAGCTCGGTAAGCTCAGGCTGTTATTTATATCTCACAATGCATTCACAGGACCAATTCCATCAAGCATCAACAAATGTCAGCAGCTTCGGTATATGTCCATGTCATTTAATAATTTCAGTGGCATCATACCCAGGGAAATTGGAAATCTGACTCTTTTGAAAGAGTTATATCTTGGTGATAATGACTTGCAAg GTTCAATTCCAGCTGAGATAGGCAACCTGAGAAGGTTGGAGATATTATCCATTCAAGGAGGGAATATGGAAGGACAGGTTCCCCATGTCATATTCAATATGTCTTCTCTCAAGGTGATCAATTTCGATGGAAACAAATTGTCTGGGTTGCTATTCCCAGATACAGATACTAGCATAAGTTCTCATATTCTTGAAGTATTATACCTTTCCAACAATCAGTTTACCGGCCAACTTCCGTCTGGCTTTTGGAAATTGAAAAACATTCAAAGGCTTGAGGCATCATTTAATAGCTTTATAGGAATCATTCCTTCAGAGGTCGTGAATCTAACACAACTGACACATCTCTATCTTGGATATAATAGACTCACAG